Genomic DNA from uncultured Vibrio sp.:
ATGATGGGCGAAACGGTGGAAAACGTCGCGACCAATATTGATGGGTACTCTTACATCCAACCGCTTGGTGTTTGTGCAGGTATCACACCGTTTAACTTCCCAGCGATGATTCCACTATGGATGTTCCCAATGGCGATTGCTTGCGGTAACACCTTTATTTTGAAACCGTCAGAGCAAGTGCCGCTTACCGCGATGAAACTGGCTGAGCTGTTCGAACAGGCGGGTGCACCAAAAGGCGTATTGCAAATTGTACACGGTACCAAAGAGCAAGTGGATCGTATTCTTACCGATCCCGTTGTTCGCGCTATCTCTTTTGTCGGCTCTGTGCCAGTCGGTGAGTACATCTACAAAACGGGTACTGACAACCTAAAACGCGTTCAGTCATTTGCTGGTGCGAAGAACCATATGGTCATCATGCCAGATGCGAACAAACAGCAGGTAATCAATAACCTGGTTGGCGCTTCAGTAGGTGCAGCTGGTCAGCGTTGTATGGCGATCTCGGTCGCGGTATTTGTCGGCGAAACCAAAGAGTGGATTTCGGAGCTTAAGGAGGCGTTATCTCAAGTTCAGCCTGGTGCGTGGGATGATGAAACCGCTGGTTATGGCCCGCTGATAAGCCCGCAAGCGAAACAACGTGTGGTGAATCTCATCAATGAAGGTAAGGCGTCTGGCGCAAACTGTGTTCTGGATGGGACAGATTGCCAAGTCGTTGGCTTTCCTGATGGTAACTGGGTTGGTCCTACACTGTTTACAAACGTGACAACAGACATGTCGATTTATCAGGAAGAGATCTTTGGTCCAGTACTGCTCACCATGGAAGTGGATAACCTGGACGAAGCGATTGAACTGATTAATGCCAACCGTTTTGGTAACGGCACGTCTATTTTCACGGCGAATGGCGCCGCCGCGAGAAAGTATCAGCACAATATTGAAGTGGGTAACGTGGGGATCAACGTGCCAATTCCGGTACCATTGCCATTCTTCTCATTTACGGGTTGGAAAGGCAGTTTCTATGGTGATTTGCATGCTTACGGTAAACAAGCGGTTCGCTTCTATACCGAAACGAAAACTGTAACCGCGCGCTGGTTTGAAGACGACATCCCAAGCGGCCCGAATATGACTATCGAGCTCAACTAACCATCCTCGCTGACAACATTCTGGCCAAGCCGAAGTCAGAGCTTGGCCTAGATTCGATTGAAATGAATTAGACCCTAGGATTTCAAGATGGATTTTGAATTAAACGAAGATCAAATCGCATTCGCAGACGCGGCGAAACAGTTCGCGGAACAAATGCTGGCACCTCATGCGGCAGAGTGGGATGAACAACAACATTTCCCTAAAGATGTCCTTCGTCAGGCGGGTGAGCTGGGATTTTTGAGCATCTACACCCCACCGGAGCACGGGGGCTTGGGACTTTCTCGTCTGGATGCTGCAATCATTTTTGAACAACTGGCGATGGGCTGTACTGCAACTACTGCGTTTATGACTATCCACAATATGGCGACCTGGATGATCACCAGCTTTGCCAGGCCGGAAGTGGCTCAGCAATTTAGTGGCGAATTGATTGCCGGTGATAAACTGGCTTCTTATTGCCTCACTGAGCCCAATGCAGGTTCTGATGCGGCTTCGCTGACGACAAGTGCAGTGCGTGATGGTGACGAGTTTGTTTTGAATGGCGCAAAAGTGTTTATCTCTGGCGCGGGCGATACTGACGTACTGGTCGTAATGGCGCGTTCATGTGGTGAAGGGGCTGCTGGTGTGTCTGCCTTTATTGTGCCTGCTGACAGCGAAGGCATTAGTTACGGTAAGAAAGAAGAGAAAATGGGCTGGAACTGTCAGCCAACTCGTATGATCACCTTCGAAAATGTTCGCATACCGGCAGAGTATCTGTTGGGTGAAGAGGGTGAAGGCTTTAAGTTCGCTATGCTCGGTCTTGATGGGGGGCGAATCAACATCGCCACATGTTCTGTTGGTACAGCCCAGCAAGCACTGAACGAAGCAAAACAGTACATGACGGAGCGTAAACAGTTCGGCCGCTCATTGGCACAATTCCAGGCGTTGCAATTCAAACTAGCGGACATGGCGACAGAGCTGGTCGCTGCACGTCAAATGGTGAGACTTGCTGCCGCCAAACTGGATGCTCAACACGCAGAAAAAAGTGCTTACTGCGCAATGGCGAAACGATTCGCGACTGATGTGGGCTTCAAAGTTTGTGACGAAGCGCTGCAAATCCACGGTGGTTACGGCTACATCAAAGAATATCCGGTCGAGCGCCACTTCAGGGACGTTCGTGTGCATCAGATTCTTGAAGGTACCAACGAAATCATGCGTCTGATCATTTCTAGACGTTTACTCACGGAAGGCGTTGAGCTGGTTTAGTCAGTGAGACAGAGCTGCACCGAAAGGATTAATAAAGGGATTGAAAGATTATGACGGAACAAATCAAATTAGAGCGCGAAAATCACTTTGCTAAGCTAACCATCAGCAATCCACCTGCGAATACGTGGACGCTAGAGTCTCTGAATCAGCTTAAAGAGTTGGCGATTGAACTTAGCAACGACCGTTCTATTTATGCTTTAGTTTTAACAGGCGAAGGGGAGAAGTTTTTCTCGGCTGGCGCGGACCTTAACAACTTTGCATCGGGTGATAAATCGCAAGCGGCAGATATGGCGTTCGCGTTTGGCCAAGCGTTTGAAGCATTGTCTGCATTTGATGGCGTTTCTATTGCAGCCATCAATGGCTATGCGATGGGCGGCGGACTAGAAGTGGCGATGGCGTGTGACATTCGTATCGCTGAAGAACAGGTACAAATGGCATTGCCAGAAGCCACTGTCGGCTTGTTGCCTTGTGCCGGAGGAACGCAAAATCTTACTGCGTTAGTCGGCGAAGGTTGGGCGAAGCGCATGATCTTGTGTGGTGAACGTGTGACTGCTGAGCGAGCGGAGAAAATTGGTTTGGTCGAAGAGGTGGTCGCGAAAGGCCAGGCATTAGACGAAGCAATGGCATTGGCTCAGCGTGTTGCGGGTCAATCGCCTAAGTCTGTATCTGCATGCAAAACACTCATCCAGAATCGACGCAGCCAGACTCATGCGGCAGGGTTAGTGTTGGAGCGTGAACTGTTCTTACAGCTTTTCAATACGCAAGATCAGACAGAGGGCGTAAATGCGTTTTTACAAAAGCGCAAGCCTAACTGGACCAATAGTTAAGGAGTTACCATGGTCAATAAAGTGAATATGACCAGCAAAGTCAATGTGTCAAAGCTTGAATGTGCTGATGGCTCCATCATCGGTGTGCTGGAATTAGATAACCCAGCATCACTTAACGCACTGAGCTATGTGATGATCGAGCAACTCTATAATCAACTGCTTGAGTGGCAAACAGATGACAATATCGTCGCGGTCGTTTTACATGCTCAGGGTGAAAAGGCATTCTGTGCAGGTGGTGATATTCAAGCGATCTACCGCGCGTTAGAGAACAAAGAGCAAGATTTTGAAGCGGCGTTTTCAGCCATGGAAACGTTCTTCGACCTCGAATATCGCTGTGATCATCTTATTCATACTTACTCAAAACCCATTATTGCTTGGGGGCATGGCTACCTGATGGGTGGTGGTGTGGGTTTGTTTATGGGCGCGAGCCATCGCGTGGCAGAAACGACTACACGATTTGCGATGCCAGAAATCAAGATTGGTCTTTATCCTGACGTGGGTGCGACCTATTTTTTGAATCAGTTACCAAAACATTTCGCACTGTTTCTTGGCTTAACCGCATGTCAGATCAACGCGACCGACATGAAAGCATTAGGGTTAAGTCAATGGATTGCATCTCCAGATAGTAAGGGAAGTTTCTTCGCTCAACTCGCCAGTATTCGTTGGAAGAGTGAAGTGGATATTAACGAGAAAATTGCGACGCTACTTCACTCACTATCAATCAAAGAGCCGGGTGAGGGCATGCTGTTACCTCATGCTAATTTGATCGAGCAACTTTGTCGTGGTGACTTATCAACGATAACTGAAGCGATAACCAGCACTGATGTGGATGATAAATGGTTCGTGAACGCGCAGAAAACGCTCAGGTATGGCAGTCCTCTCTCCCTCAATATTACTTACCAGCAGCTAACTCAATATCAAAGCCTCTCACTGGAAGCCTGTTTTGATTTGGAGTTCAATCTGACTCTGCGCTGCGGTTTAGAAGGTGACTTTAGAGAAGGCGTTCGTGCACTCATCATTGATAAAACCAACCAACCGACGTGGATGCACAAATGTGTTGTTGATGTAACACCGCAGGAGCTGCAACGCTTTTTTGCGCCGATTGATTCCGTTGATTACCCATTCACCAAAACACAATTGGCTTCGGCAGAACTCTAGTTCAATGGAATAGTTAAACGCAGTATCCGTACGACGAAGCGATAAGGAAGAGATATAACATGGATAAAATAGCATTTATTGGTCTTGGCAACATGGGTGCACCTATGGCTAAGAATCTCGTCAAAGCAGGTTTAAATGTTGAAGTTTTTGATTTAAATCCGAACGCGATAGAGGAACTAAGCGCACTTGGTGCTTCGAGTGCTGATTCTGTTAAGCAAGCGGTACAAGGAGCGAGTGTTGTCGTTACTATGTTGCCAGCCAGTCAACATGTCACAAGCGTCTATCTTGGCAAAGATGGCATCTTAGAAAGCGTAGAATCTGGAACGTTACTGATCGACTCGTCAACAATCGACCCTGCGACGGCAAGAATGGTTGGTTCAAAAGCACAGCAGCTTGGTATCAGCTTTGTCGATGCGCCTGTTTCGGGCGGTGTTGCTGGCGCAGCTGCTGGGACACTGACATTTATTGTTGGTGGTTCACAAGAGAACTTTGTTCAGACAAAGGTGGTGCTTAGCCATATGGGAAAAAACATCTTCCATGCAGGTGAAGTTGGCGCGGGACAGGTGGCGAAAATCTGCAATAACATGATGCTGGGTATTCTGATGAGCGGCACTTGTGAGGCACTTAACCTTGGTATAGAGAACGGTCTCGATCCTAAAGTGCTGTCTGACATTATGTTGCAAAGCTCTGGGCGTAACTGGGCACTAGAACTCTACAACCCATGTCCAAGCGTGATGGAAAATGCGCCAGCGAGTAATGGCTATCAAGGTGGCTTTATGAGTCAGCTAATGGCCAAAGATCTTGGTCTCGCTATGGAAGCGGCAGTTGCCAGTCAAACTTCAACGCCAATGGGTAGCCTAGCACGCAATCTATTTAATTTTCATAACGGTCAGGGTAACGGAGAAAAAGATTTTTCTAGTTTGTTTGAGTTCTACCAAAAGCAAAATCAGGCCTAAGGAGCGCTTATGGAGTTAGCAAATAAAGTCATTGCAATTACAGGTGCAGGCCAGGGCTTGGGAAAACAGATGGCACTATCACTGGCTCAAAGTGGTGTCAATCTGGCTCTGATTGATCTCAACCCAGAGCAGTTGAGCGAGACACAGGCAGAGTGTCAATATCTGGGAGTAACTGCGCGTAGCTATGTGACTAATGTAACCGACGAACAACAAGTTTGTGCTGCCTTTGAGCAAATTGCAGCAGACTTTAAACAGCTGAATGGCTTGATAAACAACGCCGGTATTATGCGTGATGGTATGTTTATTAAAGTCAAAGATGGTCAGGTAACGCCCATGTCTCTGGAGCAGTTTCAGTCGGTTATAGATGTGAATGTGACTGGTACCTTCTTATGTGGTCGTGAGGCGAGCAAAGTAATGCTCAAGACTGACAGTAAAGGTGTGCTAATTAATATATCAAGCGTCGCGCGTGCCGGGAATATCGGACAAACCAATTACTCCGCATCGAAAGCCGCGGTTGCTGCTATGGCTACCGTATGGGCGAAAGAACTGGGTCGTTTTGGGATTCGCTCCGTCGCGATTGCGCCCGGAGTTATCAAAACCGCGATGACGGATCAGATTAAACCAGAAGCCATGGAACGCTTGCTCAGAATGATCCCTGTTGGGCGCTTGGGTCTCGCTGATGAAATCTCTGCTACCGTGAAATATGTGTTAACTAACGAATTCGTGACCGGAAGAGTATTAGAAGTTGATGGTGGTATGCGAATGTAAACCCGCTCACAAGGCTAACAATGTCCGCTGTATTGTTAGCCAATAGCAGCGTTTCTTAATGGATGCTAACTCCGATCGTGTCTGCTTCATTTCTTCTTCGGCCGATATCCACTTAGCGATGCCTTCCTCCCCATTTTTTAATCGCCCTTCTTAAAACCGTGCATAGTTCACACTTTGTCATACACATTAAAGGGCACGCAGTATCATATATGCAAACGTACAAGAACGGTGCAGATGAAATTTATAATGTTATGAGACTGTTACCACATACTGTGGGCATTGTTTGTTCAAACCACACCGTTGTGGTGCAATCATTAGTGTTCGATGTAAATTTTTTGTATTGAAAAATTTAGAAATTAATCTACCCAAAAATCTTGAAATACAAAAATAATAATATGTTAATTTTAACTTGTTGATATTTATAAATTAATTTTTGTTGTTTGAGTTAGGTATGACTTTCTAAGTCGTCAAGATCAACAGGCCACCTTTGTATTTCTAAGCACAAATTTCCAACATTTTCTGAATGTATTTATAGAAATGGTTTGAGATCGAACTAATTTTCAGGCATTTTATATTTAACTAACCGTTCAATTAAAAATGAAAGGGGACGAAATGCCGAAGGTGGGAATGCCTGAAATCAGGAAACCACAGCTTGTAAAAGCGACGATGTCCGTGATTGACAGGGTCGGTTTACACGCTGCAAGCATCTCGTTGATCAGCAAAGAGGCTGGAGTATCAACGGGGATCATCAATCATTATTTTGGTGGTAAGCACGGGCTGTTGGAAGAAACGATGCGCGAGATCCTTCGCCAGCTTTCATTCACGATCACGAAAAAGCTTCGAGAGTTGCCAGCTGATGCTCATCACCAACGTATCAATGCCATTATTGACGGCAACTTTGTTGGCTTTCAGGCAGAAAACAAAGTCGCTAAGACTTGGCTAGCTTTCTGGTCTTACTCTATGCATGACGAGCAGCTCAAGCGTCTGCAACGAGTGAATGAACGACGCCTTCTGTCCCATCTAAGAAGAGAACTAAAAGCACTATTAAGTGCGGAGCAAGCAGAATTGGTTGCTCACGGGATTGCGTCACTGATCGACGGTATATGGCTTCGCGGAACGCTCAACCCGCAAGGCATTGATGCTGAGAAAGCAAGAGTCATCATCAATGACTACCTAGAAAAGCAGCTAACGTTTTACTCTCATAAATTATAAAAGTCACAGGTCTTCACAATGGAAATGAAAACACACTACATCGATGGTGCTATGTATATCGGATGTTCTGAAGAGCATTTCACCACATACAATCCGGCCAATGGTGAGCCATTAGCTAATGTTAAACAAGCTAACCAGCACGATATGGAAGCGGCTATCGAATCTGCAAAACGTGGTTTTGCAAAATGGTCTGCGATGACGTCTATCGAGCGTAGCCGTATTCTGCATAAAGCGGTAGCAATATTACGCGAGCGAAACGATGAACTAGCAGCGCTCGAAGTTGCTGATACCGGTAAGCCAATTCAAGAAGCGATTGCTGTTGATGTGGTAACGGGTGCTGACGTGATTGAATATTACGCTGGACTAGCCCCGAGTCTACAAGGTGATCAGCAACCGCTAAACGAAAACCAGTTTTTCTATACGCGCCATGAACCACTAGGTATTTGTGCGGGCATCGGTGCCTGGAACTATCCAATTCAAATTGCGATGTGGAAATCTGCGCCAGCATTGGCTGCGGGCAACGTAATGATTTTTAAACCCTCAGAAGAAACACCACTGACTGCGTTAAAACTTGCGGAAATTTACTCAGAAGCAGGCGTACCAGATGGCGTATTCAACGTTGTGCAAGGTGATTACCGTGTTGGTCAGATGCTAACGGCACATCCCGATATTGCAAAAGTATCATTCACGGGAGAAGTGGGTACGGGCAAAATCGTGATGGGCGACAGTGCGAAAACGCTCAAGCAAGTTACGATGGAGCTGGGTGGTAAGTCACCACTGATCGTATTTGATGATGCAAAATTAAACGACGCTGTTTCAGCGGCGATGGTGGCTAACTTTTATACTCAGGGTGAAGTTTGTACCAACGGTACGCGCGTGTTTGTTCATGAAGCCATTTATGACGAGTTCGTTGCGCAGCTGAAAACGCGTACTGAATTATTGATTGTCGGCGATCCTCTAGATGAAAACACCCAAATCGGTGCTCTGATTTCAAAAGACCATGAAGGCAAAGTGTTGTCTGCGGTTGAAGAGGCTAAGGCAAGTGGCGCAACGCTACTGACTGGCGGTTACAAAGTCACGGACAACGGCCTGGAAAGCGGTAACTTCGTTGCACCAACAGTATTTGTTGATTGTGACGATAGCATGAGTGTTGTGCAGCACGAGATTTTCGGCCCGGTTATGTCAGTGCTGAAGTTCAGTAATGAAACTGAAGTTATCGAACGTGCCAACGACACTGAGTACGGTCTGGCTGCGGGTGTCTTCACTCAGAATCTATCGCGCGCTCATCGCGTGATTCATAAAATTCAAGCGGGTATCTGCTGGGTGAATGCATGGGGTGATTCTCCTGCAGAGATGCCTGTCGGCGGATACAAACAATCTGGTATTGGTCGTGAAAACGGTGTCGAAACACTGAAACACTACACGCAAACTAAGAGCGTGCTGGTTCAGCTGAGCGACTTCGAAAGCCCTTACGCTTAATACCAATCGTAGTAGATAACTGGCCATTTTAGCTGGTTAAAATGCTCGATAACTTCGTTGTCAATTTTGATTGTAGGCTTACTACTTATCGAAAATTTCCGCCTTGTTCTCTAGCATTTTTCCTACGCTATCGCTGTCCACTTATTTACTGTGATTGGTATAACCTTCCAGGAGAATCAAAATGCAACAACACTACGATTATATTATCGTCGGTGCGGGTTCGGCCGGCTGTGTTTTAGCGGATCGCTTAAGTGAAAGCGGTCAACACTCTGTTTTATTACTAGAAGCGGGTGGTACGGATAAGAGTATTTTTATCCAGATGCCGACGGCGCTCTCTTACCCGATGAACACTGAAAAGTACGCTTGGCAGTTCGAGACCGTGAAAGAAGATGGCCTTGATGGACGCCAACTACACTGCCCACGCGGTAAAGTTCTTGGCGGTAGCTCTTCGATCAATGGCATGGTTTACGTACGTGGCCACGCTTGTGATTTTGACCAGTGGGAAGAAGAAGGCGCAAAAGGTTGGAACTACCAAGCGTGTTTACCTTACTTCCGTAAAGCGGAATCTTGGGTTGGTGGCGCAGATGAATACCGTGGCGACCACGGCCCAGTTGGTACCTGCAACGGTAACGATATGAAGCTCAACCCGTTATACGAAGCCTTTATCCAAGCAGGTAAGGATGCGGGTTACCCAGAAACGGATGATTACAACGGTTATCAGCAAGAGGGCTTCGGTCCGATGCACATGACCGTTGACAACGGCGTGCGCGCTTCGACGTCTAATGCGTACTTAAGCCGCGCCAAAAAGCGTAATAACTTCACGTTAATCAAGCGAGTCACTGTACACCGCGTCTTACTTGAAGACAAGAAAGCGGTAGGCGTTGAATTTGAGCAATCTGGTTCGGTAAAACAGTGCTTTGCCAACAAAGAAGTTATTTCGAGCGCAGGCTCAATTGGCTCAGTACAGCTACTGCAACTTTCCGGTATTGGCCCGAAAAACGTGCTGGAAAAAGCGGGTATCGAGGTGAAGCACCAATTGGAAGGCGTAGGTCAAAACCTGCAAGATCACTTAGAGGTTTACTTCCAATATCACTGTAAACAGCCAATCACACTGAACAGTAAGTTAGGTTTGGTCAGCAAAGGACTTATCGGTACCGAGTGGATCCTTACCCGTAAAGGCCTTGGCGCAACGAACCATTTTGAATCTTGCGCGTTTATTCGTTCTCGCGAAGGTTTGAAGTGGCCGAATATTCAATACCATTTCTTACCAGCTGCGATGCGTTATGACGGTCAAGCGGCATTCGACGGCCATGGATTCCAGGTTCATGTCGGTCCGAATAAACCAGAAAGTCGTGGTTCAGTGGAAGTCGTATCTGCGAATCCGAACGATAAACCAAAGATCGAGTTCAACTACATCTCAACTGAGCAAGATAAGCAAGACTGGCGTGATTGTATCCGCCTGACTCGCGAAATCTTGAACCAGCCAGCAATGGATGAATTTCGCGGTGATGAAATCCAGCCAAGTTTGGATGTCACTACCGACCAGCAGATCGACGAGTGGGTAAAGCGAAATGTCGAGAGCGCATACCATCCTTCGTGCAGTTGCAAAATGGGCGCGGACAATGACCCATTAGCAGTACTTGATGAGCAGTGTCAGGTGCGCGGTATTCAAGGTTTGCGCGTTGTGGACTCATCCATTTTCCCCACCATTCCGAACGGCAACTTGAATGCGCCAACCATCATGGTGGCAGAGCGTGCGGCAGATATGATCTTGGGCAACAAACTCGAATCACAAAATAATATACCGGTTTGGATAGCACCGAATTGGCAAGAGACTCAACGAATTCATCCCCCAAAAAGAGATTTAGCTTCGATCTCTAAATGAATAACAAATTAACAAGTAAGTCAGAAATCATTACAAGGAACTAAACATGTCTAAGATCACTAAAATTTTCTCATCTATCGCGTTAAGTACCTTAGCTACTGGTGCTTACGCAAACCAATGTGAAACTGTTCGATTTGCAGATGTAGGTTGGACAGATATTACTGCAACAACCGCCGTTACTTCCGAGCTTCTAAAAGGTTTGGGGTATAAGACCAAGACAGATCTGCTTTCTGTACCAGTAACCTATTCGTCAATGGCAAATGGCGACATCGATATTTTCCTGGGCAACTGGATGCCAACAATGGAAGGTGATATAGCTAAATACCGTGATGCTGGCACCGTTGAAACCGTTAAAGCTAACCTTGTAGGTGCAAAATACACGCTCGCGGTACCAAAATACGTTTACGATGCTGGTGTGACGAGCTTTGCTGACCTGGTAAAACACGCTGACAAATTTAAAGATCGCATTTACGGCATCGAACCGGGTAATGATGGTAACCGTCTAATCCAATCCATGATCGACGGCGATGCGTTTGGCCTGAAAGACTTCAGCTTAGTCGAGTCTAGTGAGGCTGGTATGGTTTCACAAGTCGCTCGCGCAGTACGTCGCAACCAGTGGATTGTTTACTTGGGGTGGGCGCCGCACCCGATGAATAACAATGTTGAGATGGAATACCTGTCTGGTGGCGATGACTTCTTCGGCCCAAACTATGGTGGCGCTAACGTTTATACCAACGTGCGTAAAAACTACCTTTCTGAGTGTCCAAATGTCGGTCAGTTAGTGAAGAACTTAGAGTTCAGCTTGGAAATGGAAAACGAGTTAATGGAAGCGATTCTTAACCAGAAGCAAAAGCCATCGAAAGCGGCTCAAGCTTGGTTAAACGCCAATCAAGATCAAATCGAAGCGTGGCTGAAAGATGTGAAAACAGTCGATGGCCAAGATGCGCAAACAGCAATCTCTGCATACTTAAAATCAAACGCTTAATTCGGTCTTATCGGGTGGGCTGCAATGCCCGCTTCATTAACACAAAGGGTTTATTGTGAATATGATTACAGACAACAAACTACCACTAGGGCAGTGGATGGAAACAGGTGTTGATTGGTTAACCATCAATGCTGCGGGTTTCTTTGATACGATTTCTATTACACTTGAAACCATCATTATGTTTGTGGTGGACATCTTCAAATGGATGCCACCTTCGGCTCCAATCATTATGACGGCCGCTATCGCTTGGTTTCTACACCGTAGTATTCCTCTTGTGGTATTTATCGTGCTTGCTTTGTTAGCGATTCTCAACCTTGGCTACTGGCAAGAGATGCTGGAAACCTTTGTCCTTGTTTTCGCAGCGACAACGATTTCCGTATTAATTGGTGTACCTCTGGGCATTATGGCGGCACATCGTCCTTGGCTATACACATTACTCAGACCGATTTTGGACTTGATGCAAACCGTACCAACGTTCGTATACCTAATCCCAACACTGGTTCTGTTTGGTTTAGGTATTGTACCGGGGCTTATCTCGACGATTATCTTCGCCATTGCGGCACCAATTCGCTTAACTTATCTGGGCATTATTAAAGTGCCGGAAGAGCTGATTGAAGCGGGTAAAGCATTTGGTGCAAGCCGCATGAAACTGCTGTTTAAAGTAGAGCTACCTGCGGCACTACCAAGTATCATGGCG
This window encodes:
- the mmsB gene encoding 3-hydroxyisobutyrate dehydrogenase, whose translation is MDKIAFIGLGNMGAPMAKNLVKAGLNVEVFDLNPNAIEELSALGASSADSVKQAVQGASVVVTMLPASQHVTSVYLGKDGILESVESGTLLIDSSTIDPATARMVGSKAQQLGISFVDAPVSGGVAGAAAGTLTFIVGGSQENFVQTKVVLSHMGKNIFHAGEVGAGQVAKICNNMMLGILMSGTCEALNLGIENGLDPKVLSDIMLQSSGRNWALELYNPCPSVMENAPASNGYQGGFMSQLMAKDLGLAMEAAVASQTSTPMGSLARNLFNFHNGQGNGEKDFSSLFEFYQKQNQA
- a CDS encoding CoA-acylating methylmalonate-semialdehyde dehydrogenase; its protein translation is MTEQVKQYIGGEFAISDSKQWLDVTNPATNEVIAQVPCATESEMNAAIASATETFKRWKEVAAPERARLMLRYQHLLKEQHDELAILLSSETGKTLADAKGDIWRGIEVVEQAANICSSMMGETVENVATNIDGYSYIQPLGVCAGITPFNFPAMIPLWMFPMAIACGNTFILKPSEQVPLTAMKLAELFEQAGAPKGVLQIVHGTKEQVDRILTDPVVRAISFVGSVPVGEYIYKTGTDNLKRVQSFAGAKNHMVIMPDANKQQVINNLVGASVGAAGQRCMAISVAVFVGETKEWISELKEALSQVQPGAWDDETAGYGPLISPQAKQRVVNLINEGKASGANCVLDGTDCQVVGFPDGNWVGPTLFTNVTTDMSIYQEEIFGPVLLTMEVDNLDEAIELINANRFGNGTSIFTANGAAARKYQHNIEVGNVGINVPIPVPLPFFSFTGWKGSFYGDLHAYGKQAVRFYTETKTVTARWFEDDIPSGPNMTIELN
- a CDS encoding acyl-CoA dehydrogenase family protein; its protein translation is MDFELNEDQIAFADAAKQFAEQMLAPHAAEWDEQQHFPKDVLRQAGELGFLSIYTPPEHGGLGLSRLDAAIIFEQLAMGCTATTAFMTIHNMATWMITSFARPEVAQQFSGELIAGDKLASYCLTEPNAGSDAASLTTSAVRDGDEFVLNGAKVFISGAGDTDVLVVMARSCGEGAAGVSAFIVPADSEGISYGKKEEKMGWNCQPTRMITFENVRIPAEYLLGEEGEGFKFAMLGLDGGRINIATCSVGTAQQALNEAKQYMTERKQFGRSLAQFQALQFKLADMATELVAARQMVRLAAAKLDAQHAEKSAYCAMAKRFATDVGFKVCDEALQIHGGYGYIKEYPVERHFRDVRVHQILEGTNEIMRLIISRRLLTEGVELV
- a CDS encoding enoyl-CoA hydratase/isomerase family protein, with the translated sequence MTSKVNVSKLECADGSIIGVLELDNPASLNALSYVMIEQLYNQLLEWQTDDNIVAVVLHAQGEKAFCAGGDIQAIYRALENKEQDFEAAFSAMETFFDLEYRCDHLIHTYSKPIIAWGHGYLMGGGVGLFMGASHRVAETTTRFAMPEIKIGLYPDVGATYFLNQLPKHFALFLGLTACQINATDMKALGLSQWIASPDSKGSFFAQLASIRWKSEVDINEKIATLLHSLSIKEPGEGMLLPHANLIEQLCRGDLSTITEAITSTDVDDKWFVNAQKTLRYGSPLSLNITYQQLTQYQSLSLEACFDLEFNLTLRCGLEGDFREGVRALIIDKTNQPTWMHKCVVDVTPQELQRFFAPIDSVDYPFTKTQLASAEL
- a CDS encoding enoyl-CoA hydratase, yielding MTEQIKLERENHFAKLTISNPPANTWTLESLNQLKELAIELSNDRSIYALVLTGEGEKFFSAGADLNNFASGDKSQAADMAFAFGQAFEALSAFDGVSIAAINGYAMGGGLEVAMACDIRIAEEQVQMALPEATVGLLPCAGGTQNLTALVGEGWAKRMILCGERVTAERAEKIGLVEEVVAKGQALDEAMALAQRVAGQSPKSVSACKTLIQNRRSQTHAAGLVLERELFLQLFNTQDQTEGVNAFLQKRKPNWTNS
- the betI gene encoding transcriptional regulator BetI, translated to MPKVGMPEIRKPQLVKATMSVIDRVGLHAASISLISKEAGVSTGIINHYFGGKHGLLEETMREILRQLSFTITKKLRELPADAHHQRINAIIDGNFVGFQAENKVAKTWLAFWSYSMHDEQLKRLQRVNERRLLSHLRRELKALLSAEQAELVAHGIASLIDGIWLRGTLNPQGIDAEKARVIINDYLEKQLTFYSHKL
- the betB gene encoding betaine-aldehyde dehydrogenase — its product is MEMKTHYIDGAMYIGCSEEHFTTYNPANGEPLANVKQANQHDMEAAIESAKRGFAKWSAMTSIERSRILHKAVAILRERNDELAALEVADTGKPIQEAIAVDVVTGADVIEYYAGLAPSLQGDQQPLNENQFFYTRHEPLGICAGIGAWNYPIQIAMWKSAPALAAGNVMIFKPSEETPLTALKLAEIYSEAGVPDGVFNVVQGDYRVGQMLTAHPDIAKVSFTGEVGTGKIVMGDSAKTLKQVTMELGGKSPLIVFDDAKLNDAVSAAMVANFYTQGEVCTNGTRVFVHEAIYDEFVAQLKTRTELLIVGDPLDENTQIGALISKDHEGKVLSAVEEAKASGATLLTGGYKVTDNGLESGNFVAPTVFVDCDDSMSVVQHEIFGPVMSVLKFSNETEVIERANDTEYGLAAGVFTQNLSRAHRVIHKIQAGICWVNAWGDSPAEMPVGGYKQSGIGRENGVETLKHYTQTKSVLVQLSDFESPYA
- a CDS encoding SDR family oxidoreductase, translated to MELANKVIAITGAGQGLGKQMALSLAQSGVNLALIDLNPEQLSETQAECQYLGVTARSYVTNVTDEQQVCAAFEQIAADFKQLNGLINNAGIMRDGMFIKVKDGQVTPMSLEQFQSVIDVNVTGTFLCGREASKVMLKTDSKGVLINISSVARAGNIGQTNYSASKAAVAAMATVWAKELGRFGIRSVAIAPGVIKTAMTDQIKPEAMERLLRMIPVGRLGLADEISATVKYVLTNEFVTGRVLEVDGGMRM